In a genomic window of Shouchella clausii:
- a CDS encoding class III lanthipeptide, with amino-acid sequence MNQVLELQKLSYNEESGQPAVDKTPTTFTTTTTITTLSTVSNNC; translated from the coding sequence ATGAACCAAGTATTGGAATTACAAAAGCTATCATACAACGAGGAATCAGGCCAGCCTGCTGTTGATAAAACTCCAACAACATTTACAACGACAACAACGATTACAACTTTATCAACAGTAAGCAACAATTGCTAG
- a CDS encoding long-chain fatty acid--CoA ligase → MMNTPLTISSILERAERYFPSKTVVSRTHDNIYRYTYAEIGKRTRALASALTKLGLKRGERVGTIAWNHHRHLEAYFAAPGIGSVLHMINMRLPPDHLAFVINHANDRILLIDEDVLPLVEAIRPQLETVHTFVVMTDKGQLPSSTLEPLYSYEALLAEGDDCFAFYDDIDENEQAAMCYTSATTGMPKGVEYSHRGIVLHSLVQGHVDTTAISENDVCMPVVPMFHVNAWGLPFSATFYGATQVLPGPAFTPQLLAELIEKERVTFTGGVPTVWLGLLQVLEHRHYDLSSLRAVICGGSAAPQSMIERFERKLNVPFYHAYGLTETAPLVSFSRLKSHQKKWSKGEQYQAKAKQGMAVPLIDIKGVNANGEIPWNGEEMGELLIRGPWVADRYFHDERSTEAFKDGWFHTGDVVTIDEEGAIKIVDRTKDLIKSGGEWISSVDLENAIMSHEAVLEAAVVAVPHDKWQERPVACVVLKKDKQATKEEIVDYLKPQFAKWWLPDDVVFMEALPKTSVGKFLKRALRKELFNQSRFL, encoded by the coding sequence ATGATGAACACGCCTTTAACGATTTCGTCGATACTGGAACGGGCAGAGCGCTATTTTCCGAGCAAAACAGTGGTATCGCGAACACATGACAACATCTACCGGTATACGTATGCAGAAATCGGCAAACGCACAAGAGCACTTGCGAGCGCACTGACGAAACTAGGGTTAAAACGGGGAGAACGGGTGGGGACGATCGCTTGGAACCACCACCGCCATTTGGAAGCATATTTTGCTGCACCTGGTATAGGAAGCGTCCTCCACATGATTAATATGCGTTTGCCGCCTGATCACCTTGCCTTTGTGATTAACCATGCAAATGACCGGATTTTGCTGATTGATGAAGATGTGCTGCCGCTCGTAGAAGCGATTAGGCCGCAACTGGAGACGGTGCATACGTTTGTAGTCATGACTGACAAAGGTCAGTTGCCTTCGTCCACACTGGAACCGCTCTATTCTTATGAAGCGTTGCTTGCAGAGGGGGATGACTGTTTTGCGTTTTACGATGACATTGATGAAAATGAACAGGCAGCTATGTGTTATACATCGGCAACAACGGGGATGCCTAAAGGGGTAGAGTATTCCCATCGTGGCATTGTTCTTCATAGTTTAGTGCAGGGGCATGTAGACACAACGGCAATTAGCGAAAACGACGTGTGCATGCCCGTAGTGCCAATGTTTCATGTGAATGCTTGGGGCTTGCCGTTTAGTGCTACGTTCTATGGAGCAACACAAGTGTTGCCAGGTCCAGCATTTACCCCTCAGCTCCTTGCTGAGTTGATCGAAAAAGAACGGGTTACCTTTACCGGTGGTGTGCCAACTGTCTGGCTCGGCCTCTTGCAAGTGCTTGAACATCGTCATTATGATTTGAGCAGCTTGCGTGCTGTCATTTGTGGCGGCTCTGCGGCACCGCAAAGCATGATCGAGCGCTTTGAACGTAAGTTGAACGTCCCGTTTTACCATGCCTATGGCTTAACGGAAACGGCCCCGCTCGTATCGTTTTCCCGTTTGAAAAGCCACCAGAAAAAGTGGAGCAAAGGTGAGCAATATCAAGCGAAGGCAAAACAAGGAATGGCCGTTCCGTTAATCGATATCAAAGGCGTGAACGCCAATGGGGAGATCCCTTGGAATGGAGAAGAAATGGGCGAGTTGCTCATCCGAGGCCCTTGGGTTGCCGACCGTTATTTTCACGATGAACGGAGTACAGAAGCATTCAAAGACGGTTGGTTCCATACTGGAGATGTAGTCACGATTGACGAGGAGGGAGCAATTAAGATTGTTGATCGTACGAAGGATTTAATCAAAAGTGGCGGGGAATGGATTTCTTCGGTTGATTTGGAAAATGCGATTATGTCTCACGAAGCCGTACTAGAAGCAGCTGTGGTGGCTGTGCCCCATGATAAGTGGCAGGAACGCCCAGTCGCTTGCGTTGTATTAAAAAAAGACAAACAGGCGACAAAAGAAGAAATTGTCGACTATTTGAAACCACAGTTTGCCAAATGGTGGCTGCCTGACGACGTCGTCTTCATGGAGGCATTGCCGAAAACATCGGTCGGCAAATTTCTAAAACGTGCTTTACGGAAGGAACTGTTCAATCAAAGCCGTTTTTTATAG
- a CDS encoding class III lanthipeptide, protein MNQVLELQKLSYNEESGQPAVDKTPTTFTTTTTITTLSTVSQNC, encoded by the coding sequence ATGAACCAAGTATTGGAATTACAAAAGCTATCATACAACGAGGAGTCAGGACAGCCCGCTGTTGATAAAACACCGACAACATTTACGACAACAACAACGATTACAACTTTATCAACAGTAAGCCAAAATTGCTAA
- a CDS encoding class I SAM-dependent methyltransferase: protein MKELFDYLKIPSEPFETDGNNVWSEPRMARFVLASHLDGNLDGASRDSDFIDESVEFIEDVAPLSVYRKVIDLGCGPGLYAQRLAKKGYDVTGIDISENSIRYAKEQAQKAGLNIDYRCGNLFDFNEENKYDLGLLIYQIYCMFSPDQRRILLENVHRSLKRGGILIMDVLSEQRFNQFQEEQHWSFSRKENLVSDDKFLLMSSTCKYRDNVTLQKSTFLFAEDEPINLYYWNQHFSIETLQKETEAVGFATKSIYADVNGERYTDESETIAVVLEKN, encoded by the coding sequence GTGAAAGAACTTTTTGACTACCTTAAAATCCCGTCTGAGCCATTTGAGACGGATGGCAACAATGTATGGTCTGAGCCGCGAATGGCTCGTTTCGTCCTTGCGTCCCATTTAGACGGCAACCTTGATGGAGCAAGTAGAGACAGCGATTTTATCGATGAATCAGTCGAATTTATCGAAGATGTTGCCCCGCTAAGCGTGTATCGAAAAGTAATCGATTTAGGTTGCGGACCAGGTTTATATGCGCAACGGCTAGCAAAAAAAGGGTACGACGTCACCGGGATTGACATATCGGAAAATTCGATTCGCTATGCAAAAGAACAAGCCCAAAAAGCGGGTTTAAACATTGACTATCGCTGTGGAAATCTCTTTGATTTTAACGAAGAAAACAAATACGACCTTGGTTTGCTGATTTATCAAATTTATTGCATGTTTAGTCCAGACCAACGGCGAATATTGTTGGAAAATGTGCATAGAAGTCTAAAAAGAGGAGGGATATTGATCATGGATGTCTTATCAGAGCAACGGTTTAATCAATTTCAAGAAGAGCAACATTGGAGTTTTAGTAGAAAAGAAAACCTTGTCTCAGATGATAAGTTTCTACTCATGTCCTCCACATGCAAGTATCGTGACAATGTCACTCTGCAAAAATCAACGTTTCTATTTGCAGAGGATGAGCCAATCAACTTATACTACTGGAACCAACATTTTAGTATTGAAACACTGCAAAAAGAAACAGAAGCGGTAGGTTTTGCCACGAAGAGCATTTATGCAGATGTAAACGGCGAGCGCTATACGGACGAAAGCGAGACGATCGCTGTCGTTTTAGAAAAAAATTAA
- a CDS encoding ABC-2 transporter permease codes for MKGLMLNQYYSVAKSILLYGMISIFVTSILLVAQIEAVERFVSFIPTILLVLPAMEVLKHESMSGWNKFARTLPVRQNQIVQSHYLFFVVLLAIGLAITIVLSLLSSVMVGQSLDISTVASIMNGIAIAVIFGTFSFPLTYMFGSEKADGILVFAGLAAFGLYLLSAWLYGEIFENVSFTFVGEMHPDLFFSILFLGISAVLFFISYLLASQVYKQKEF; via the coding sequence ATGAAAGGGCTGATGTTAAACCAATATTATTCCGTGGCGAAAAGCATCCTTTTGTATGGAATGATAAGCATTTTCGTCACAAGCATTTTATTGGTCGCCCAAATTGAGGCGGTTGAAAGGTTTGTTTCATTTATACCAACCATTCTTTTGGTTCTTCCAGCAATGGAAGTGTTAAAACATGAATCGATGTCTGGATGGAACAAATTTGCTCGAACATTGCCAGTAAGGCAAAATCAAATTGTGCAAAGCCATTATCTCTTTTTTGTCGTGCTATTGGCTATTGGGTTAGCGATTACGATTGTCCTCTCTTTGTTATCAAGCGTCATGGTCGGCCAATCATTGGATATAAGCACTGTCGCTTCCATCATGAATGGCATTGCAATCGCCGTGATTTTCGGGACTTTTTCGTTTCCATTAACGTACATGTTTGGATCTGAAAAGGCGGACGGCATTTTGGTTTTTGCAGGTCTTGCGGCATTTGGGCTTTACTTATTAAGTGCGTGGCTATATGGGGAGATTTTTGAGAACGTTTCATTCACGTTTGTCGGAGAGATGCATCCAGACCTTTTCTTCTCGATTCTCTTTCTAGGGATCTCTGCCGTCCTGTTTTTCATATCGTATCTGTTAGCTTCTCAAGTTTATAAACAAAAGGAATTTTAA